One Nitrosarchaeum sp. DNA window includes the following coding sequences:
- a CDS encoding PEFG-CTERM sorting domain-containing protein, with protein sequence MKTIDIRSIFVFFAIVAGLVALTPAAFADHSEVTIVPAAGSGAPGCEESAEGCYIPSTATVDVGGKVIFSNTDTAAHTFTAGTAADGPSGEFDTSLVIAGSSYEWTPTTVGEFPYYCMVHPWMEGLIVVQEAGAEEHDDHDEMEGEHDEMENASATGMLSDGTEVSVSTSVPTAGERLHIAIQFANAEHVNHDIRVTQNGEEVLNDLAAHHHDGKGEHETAPLKSADPVEITITFQGYGIDDPKTGPIGEVVVFANVVPEFGTIAMMILAVAIISIVAVTAKSKVIPRF encoded by the coding sequence ATGAAGACAATAGATATTAGATCTATCTTCGTATTTTTTGCCATTGTAGCAGGATTAGTTGCATTAACACCAGCTGCATTTGCAGATCATAGCGAAGTTACAATTGTCCCAGCAGCAGGTTCTGGTGCTCCAGGATGTGAAGAGAGTGCAGAAGGATGTTACATTCCAAGTACTGCAACAGTAGATGTTGGTGGAAAAGTAATATTTTCTAACACAGATACTGCAGCACATACATTCACAGCAGGAACTGCAGCAGACGGTCCATCAGGAGAATTTGATACTAGCTTAGTAATTGCTGGAAGTTCATATGAATGGACACCAACAACTGTAGGTGAATTCCCATACTATTGTATGGTACATCCATGGATGGAAGGATTAATTGTAGTACAAGAAGCAGGAGCAGAAGAACATGATGACCATGATGAAATGGAAGGAGAGCATGATGAAATGGAAAATGCATCAGCAACAGGAATGCTGTCTGACGGCACCGAAGTTTCAGTTTCAACCTCTGTACCAACAGCAGGCGAAAGATTGCACATTGCAATTCAATTTGCTAATGCAGAACATGTCAACCATGACATCAGAGTAACTCAAAATGGCGAAGAAGTACTAAATGATTTAGCTGCCCATCATCATGATGGAAAAGGCGAACATGAAACAGCGCCACTCAAATCAGCAGATCCAGTAGAGATCACCATTACATTCCAAGGTTATGGAATAGATGATCCAAAAACAGGACCTATTGGTGAAGTAGTAGTATTTGCAAACGTTGTTCCAGAATTTGGAACAATTGCAATGATGATACTTGCTGTTGCAATCATAAGTATTGTAGCCGTTACTGCAAAATCTAAAGTAATTCCAAGATTTTAG
- a CDS encoding peptidase, whose amino-acid sequence MLGFVSASLLISQVAFADVIIPPQEYIGYFDFEGVYTVGGNVKNQNDYGVIPTITVSVIDGKNTFTSTLQHVPIPPNTDIPFKIKIPEVTGDNPILLEANLKFVKTEKSSIPITIIYDKTLIKHDDGHVTGRIFNNGNQTVFNPKILAIVHGHEKVLDVVRNIEYLDKIEPGQILEFSMYPDPSITEDVFFYSCFAPVDTTVIPVVAKKNGGNFNFRYDSGAWYSAAKFNDEGTILTIRGYNSYPLETYANFEFPQISGKEIFNVTLNDKPVNFIQSIDEMGFWHIAFTVEPTSQGILKITGFEKGLPPETSEIPQWVKTNAGWLSTNQISDSEFLEGIDFLFDNGIAVVSSKEITAQSNWKLPSWIKITAGWWYEDKISDDDFLNMIENLVKRKIIIV is encoded by the coding sequence ATGCTTGGTTTTGTATCTGCATCATTATTAATTTCTCAAGTTGCTTTTGCTGATGTCATAATACCTCCTCAAGAGTATATTGGATATTTTGATTTTGAGGGAGTCTATACTGTAGGAGGTAACGTAAAAAACCAAAATGATTATGGAGTCATTCCAACAATCACTGTTTCAGTAATTGATGGCAAAAACACATTTACTTCAACCTTACAACATGTTCCAATTCCGCCAAATACTGATATTCCGTTTAAGATAAAAATTCCTGAAGTTACAGGTGATAATCCAATATTATTAGAAGCTAATCTCAAATTTGTCAAAACAGAAAAATCTTCAATACCTATTACAATTATTTATGATAAAACACTAATCAAGCATGACGATGGTCATGTTACGGGAAGAATTTTTAACAATGGCAATCAAACTGTCTTCAATCCAAAAATTCTTGCAATAGTTCATGGGCATGAAAAAGTCCTTGATGTTGTTCGTAATATTGAATATCTTGATAAAATAGAACCAGGTCAAATTCTTGAATTTTCAATGTATCCTGATCCCTCAATAACTGAAGATGTATTTTTCTATAGCTGTTTTGCACCTGTGGATACTACTGTTATTCCTGTTGTTGCAAAGAAAAATGGTGGTAATTTTAATTTCAGATATGATTCTGGCGCATGGTATTCTGCAGCTAAATTCAATGATGAAGGAACAATTCTTACAATTAGAGGGTACAATAGCTATCCTCTTGAGACTTATGCAAACTTTGAATTTCCACAAATTTCAGGCAAAGAAATTTTCAATGTGACTTTAAATGATAAACCTGTAAACTTTATTCAAAGTATTGATGAGATGGGATTTTGGCATATTGCATTTACTGTAGAACCAACATCACAAGGAATACTGAAAATCACCGGTTTTGAAAAAGGTTTGCCTCCTGAAACTTCTGAAATTCCACAATGGGTAAAAACAAATGCTGGTTGGTTGTCTACAAATCAAATATCGGATTCAGAATTTCTTGAAGGAATAGATTTCTTATTTGATAATGGAATTGCTGTAGTATCGTCAAAAGAAATAACGGCTCAATCAAATTGGAAACTACCATCATGGATCAAAATAACAGCAGGTTGGTGGTACGAAGATAAAATTTCAGATGATGATTTTCTAAATATGATCGAAAATCTTGTTAAACGAAAAATCATTATAGTATAA
- a CDS encoding porin PorA family protein, which translates to MNFSYKSKFVVGFFIIISVIGIYELSVYEIKKLPLTYELISEHEGEDRILESIDGKLSDTFLIRETLRQYVVNVNNDILEIKATIVGIDPTTNNVVFNNEQIFFVDRNTRKHAQSNEYFAFPPNVQKQNYEFFHPMIFTSATFVFEKTNKIDDLEVYDFSCKYTGTDVSLAFPQFPSKKILSDGKCMVSVEPMTGMVVTFSKEWDDYFVDNGIRGAQVELGGKHTTDYSESILVDGAKSAKSLYYFFDVVLPILISIIGIIVLLVVILFEKTKNQTKLIIQAHHDLIKKEKLSTIGELTSRISHDLRNPLGLIKLTVDSIESRINKKLDPKLDEYIPILNDAISRINHQINQVLGFVKTTSLDLKLVSLLQMLHESITNTNVPKNIKVILPKHDFSLMASKISLEAAFGNLLSNSVDAIGHNNGSITIRAKNEKNNLIIEFEDSGEGISKENLDKIFEPLFTTKQQGTGLGLASVKSIIEAHGGMITVTSPPTIFTLTLPENPKSDISPI; encoded by the coding sequence ATGAATTTCAGTTACAAGTCAAAATTTGTTGTAGGATTTTTCATTATTATCTCTGTCATTGGTATATACGAACTATCAGTATATGAAATAAAAAAACTTCCTTTAACCTATGAATTGATTTCTGAACATGAAGGAGAAGATCGTATACTTGAGAGTATTGATGGAAAATTATCAGACACATTTTTGATCCGAGAAACTCTAAGACAGTATGTTGTAAATGTGAATAATGACATATTGGAAATCAAGGCAACTATTGTTGGAATAGACCCAACAACAAACAATGTGGTTTTTAATAATGAACAGATTTTTTTTGTTGATAGAAATACTCGAAAACATGCACAATCAAATGAGTATTTTGCTTTTCCACCAAACGTACAAAAACAAAACTATGAATTCTTTCATCCAATGATCTTTACATCTGCAACATTTGTTTTTGAAAAAACAAACAAAATAGATGATCTTGAGGTATATGACTTTTCATGCAAATACACTGGCACTGATGTGTCTTTGGCTTTTCCACAATTTCCATCAAAAAAGATACTTTCTGATGGAAAATGTATGGTGTCAGTCGAACCGATGACTGGAATGGTTGTAACTTTTTCTAAGGAGTGGGATGATTATTTTGTTGACAATGGTATACGTGGTGCTCAGGTGGAACTTGGAGGCAAGCATACAACTGATTACTCTGAATCCATTCTGGTTGATGGTGCCAAGTCTGCAAAATCACTTTACTATTTTTTTGACGTTGTACTTCCAATATTGATTAGTATAATTGGAATTATTGTATTGTTGGTAGTAATATTATTTGAAAAGACAAAAAACCAAACAAAATTGATAATTCAGGCTCACCATGATCTGATAAAAAAAGAAAAATTATCTACCATTGGTGAGCTGACTTCAAGAATCTCACATGACTTGAGAAATCCACTTGGTCTGATCAAGCTCACAGTTGATTCCATTGAATCAAGAATTAACAAAAAACTGGATCCAAAACTAGACGAATACATTCCAATTCTTAATGATGCAATATCTAGAATCAACCATCAGATCAATCAGGTTCTAGGTTTTGTTAAGACTACTTCTCTTGATCTGAAATTAGTTTCACTTTTACAAATGTTACATGAATCCATTACAAACACAAATGTTCCAAAAAACATCAAAGTAATATTACCAAAACATGATTTTTCATTGATGGCAAGTAAAATTTCGTTAGAAGCTGCATTTGGAAATCTATTATCCAATTCTGTTGATGCAATAGGTCATAATAATGGAAGCATAACCATACGGGCAAAAAACGAAAAAAACAATCTGATCATAGAATTTGAAGATTCCGGTGAGGGAATATCAAAAGAAAATCTTGATAAAATATTTGAGCCACTATTTACTACAAAACAACAAGGAACTGGACTTGGATTGGCAAGTGTAAAATCAATCATTGAGGCACATGGTGGGATGATAACCGTGACATCCCCCCCAACAATTTTTACATTAACACTTCCAGAAAATCCAAAATCTGACATTTCTCCTATCTAA
- a CDS encoding peptidase, translated as MFKICSKQKKKDFKQFFLYLISLSVISILIPFTIVDVYGHGVGSEIFPPVDLNGKQVTLEVSSSTNNPDENDDQQISISLIDFNSKITLRDVTFLIKSSHGEQFLFEKEFQSDNGFLVFNFISENTESIEIQEENGSDFFASLLGLDNRKINIKGPRLSDGGLYKLDVTILTADGYSKKLDVPLTFNAGISIAQTSKHEINHPIFGSQEINVVTYYDEIKNFHYDVKSKEITFSMPFEWSLENINQTSVVHEELVIPKTFGDLLVSGFSMYVNGIKLSDDIVTIDDFFSEKRVVHFIISQKELQNIYNNQSHQNGMNFLIKPNSDDIKLSSVTSNGQFRIFVTWEPENLESNSKATIYFDVIDVFLKNRPIAVNYDFSVTQDDRIIFKQNGISTDSKENHNIAEFTIPNDVNGIVKLNFQNLADNSLASTSIPIVINNSLNENNYISIPDWIRNNAKWWSDGQIDDNSFVQAIQYLINEKIVKIPSTTQNSGTGANEIPSWIKNNAKWWSDGQIDDETFVQGLQFLIKNRILRV; from the coding sequence ATGTTCAAAATATGTAGCAAGCAAAAAAAGAAAGACTTTAAACAATTTTTTTTATATTTAATTTCCTTATCTGTCATTTCTATTCTAATTCCATTTACTATTGTAGATGTTTATGGTCACGGTGTTGGAAGTGAAATATTTCCGCCTGTAGATCTAAATGGAAAACAAGTAACTTTAGAAGTTTCTTCATCTACAAACAATCCTGATGAGAACGATGATCAACAAATATCAATTTCATTAATTGATTTTAACTCAAAAATTACTCTTAGAGACGTTACTTTTTTAATTAAATCTAGTCATGGTGAACAATTTCTCTTTGAAAAAGAATTTCAAAGCGATAATGGATTTTTAGTCTTTAATTTTATATCTGAAAACACTGAATCAATTGAAATCCAAGAAGAAAATGGGAGTGATTTCTTTGCTTCATTACTTGGATTGGATAATAGGAAGATCAACATTAAAGGTCCACGATTAAGTGATGGCGGACTATACAAGTTAGATGTAACAATTCTTACGGCAGATGGATATTCAAAGAAATTAGATGTGCCACTTACATTTAACGCTGGAATTTCCATTGCACAGACCTCTAAACATGAAATTAATCACCCAATTTTTGGTTCTCAGGAAATAAATGTTGTAACATACTATGATGAAATAAAGAATTTTCATTATGATGTTAAATCTAAAGAGATCACTTTTTCAATGCCTTTTGAATGGAGTCTAGAGAATATCAATCAAACATCAGTTGTACATGAGGAATTAGTTATTCCAAAAACATTTGGTGACTTGTTGGTATCTGGATTTTCTATGTATGTCAATGGCATCAAACTCTCTGATGATATTGTAACAATTGATGATTTTTTTTCTGAAAAACGTGTAGTTCATTTTATTATTAGCCAAAAAGAATTACAAAACATTTACAATAATCAATCACACCAAAATGGAATGAATTTTCTTATAAAACCAAATTCTGATGATATTAAGTTAAGCTCAGTTACTTCTAATGGCCAATTTAGAATTTTTGTAACTTGGGAACCTGAAAACTTAGAATCAAATTCCAAAGCTACAATTTATTTTGATGTAATTGATGTTTTTCTTAAAAATAGACCTATAGCAGTTAATTATGACTTTTCAGTTACTCAAGATGATAGAATAATTTTTAAACAAAATGGAATCAGTACTGATTCAAAAGAAAATCACAACATCGCAGAATTTACAATCCCTAATGATGTAAATGGAATTGTTAAATTAAACTTCCAAAATCTTGCAGATAACAGTCTTGCAAGCACATCAATTCCCATTGTAATTAATAATTCACTTAATGAAAATAATTACATTTCAATTCCTGATTGGATACGAAACAATGCAAAGTGGTGGTCAGATGGACAAATTGATGATAATTCATTTGTACAGGCAATTCAATATCTTATCAACGAGAAAATAGTTAAAATTCCATCAACTACTCAAAATTCTGGTACTGGTGCAAATGAAATTCCATCTTGGATTAAAAACAATGCAAAGTGGTGGTCAGATGGACAAATTGATGATGAAACTTTTGTTCAGGGATTGCAATTTTTAATAAAAAATAGAATTCTTCGTGTCTGA
- a CDS encoding winged helix-turn-helix transcriptional regulator, producing MTDRNIQLQKIIDQNPGIQFREIMRSSGLKNGVLSHYLGKLEKHGIIKVVRGPRQSRFYPPRITEDESKIIKALRRQTQRDLLLALMKQDGLEFNELVNEVGKSPSTVSLYLSQLVQDELVEIKLENTRKRYYIKSRMVIDQLIEDYRPGLLEKPTSGFEDIFNSF from the coding sequence ATGACTGATAGAAATATACAATTACAAAAAATCATAGATCAAAATCCTGGAATTCAATTCAGGGAAATTATGCGTTCATCCGGATTAAAAAATGGTGTTCTTAGCCACTATCTTGGTAAATTAGAAAAACATGGAATAATCAAAGTAGTACGTGGACCCAGACAGAGTAGATTTTACCCACCAAGAATTACTGAAGATGAATCAAAAATCATCAAAGCATTACGTAGACAGACTCAAAGAGATCTTTTGCTAGCTCTAATGAAACAAGATGGTCTTGAGTTTAATGAATTAGTAAATGAAGTAGGGAAATCACCATCCACCGTGTCCTTATATTTGTCACAGTTAGTACAAGATGAACTAGTTGAAATTAAACTTGAAAATACAAGAAAGAGATATTATATTAAATCTAGAATGGTAATAGATCAATTAATTGAAGATTATAGACCAGGATTACTTGAAAAACCAACATCGGGATTCGAAGACATATTCAACTCCTTTTAA
- a CDS encoding rhomboid family intramembrane serine protease, translating to MFPLRDENPHPPGFKPKVTYALIAANVIVFLIEIAYTGQFIEFTNQNAFSLFYDWGAVPNCVTGATVSNIDFGQGSTQIKCPTEPSISLLSSTFLHGGAMHLGGNMLFLWIFGDNIELKFGRLKYLGIYLMWGISAGLIHILGDATSVIPAVGASGAISGILGAYLVMFPRAKIQTVMIMGFFIRMLHIQARWFLPFWLVFQNLLPFFIGGFGVAGGGVAYLAHIGGFVVGLATGYLYKKTHSSEYTYGTRYGYKG from the coding sequence ATGTTTCCATTACGTGATGAAAATCCTCATCCTCCAGGATTCAAACCAAAAGTAACTTATGCATTAATTGCAGCTAATGTTATAGTATTTCTTATAGAAATTGCATATACTGGACAATTTATTGAATTTACGAATCAAAATGCATTTTCATTATTTTACGATTGGGGTGCAGTACCAAACTGTGTTACAGGCGCAACTGTTTCTAACATAGATTTTGGACAAGGATCAACACAAATTAAATGTCCTACTGAACCATCCATCTCTCTTCTTAGTTCTACTTTTTTACATGGTGGTGCAATGCATCTTGGAGGTAATATGTTGTTTTTGTGGATATTCGGTGATAACATTGAACTAAAGTTTGGTCGATTAAAATATCTAGGAATTTATCTAATGTGGGGAATAAGTGCAGGATTAATTCACATACTTGGTGATGCTACAAGTGTAATTCCAGCAGTAGGAGCTTCTGGAGCAATATCTGGAATACTTGGTGCATATCTTGTAATGTTTCCAAGAGCAAAAATTCAGACTGTGATGATAATGGGATTCTTTATCAGAATGTTGCATATTCAAGCTAGATGGTTTTTGCCATTTTGGCTCGTTTTCCAAAACTTACTTCCATTTTTTATCGGTGGATTTGGTGTTGCAGGAGGTGGCGTTGCATATCTTGCTCATATTGGTGGATTTGTAGTAGGACTTGCCACTGGTTATCTATACAAGAAAACACATAGCTCTGAATACACATACGGAACACGATATGGGTACAAGGGTTAA
- a CDS encoding DUF1059 domain-containing protein, which translates to MIKLRCNDYGFECDFVAEGEITQVIEEFGKHTDEEHGIDYSKDALMQIILRKK; encoded by the coding sequence TTGATAAAATTGCGATGTAATGACTATGGATTTGAGTGTGATTTTGTAGCGGAGGGTGAAATTACACAGGTAATTGAAGAATTTGGGAAACATACTGATGAAGAACATGGCATAGATTACTCCAAAGATGCGTTAATGCAAATTATTTTGAGAAAAAAATAG
- a CDS encoding peptidase, with translation MNNKFTLFVLLIGAFAISALTPNAFGHGLGGDMAPPISFGGMNVTVMTQLNPADITVGEVTSANMQVRFFDTITDKNLDKVTYRVEVWRSGDLLARNLFYDLDGTLDVEIKPELGCKEMELWKCTKYYGSEHASAPEALYAEGDGRPQIKGPIFDKGGLYNIRVDIEGATSPKALVANRLSYDTFVSVAQDQDFFIKTANAQEIPVVVKTYYDEVENFKFDNSDNSIYFDMPFDWDPKYVDLVQVVHEEVRVPKSFTPYAEGKQFKGYVNGVEIDQRALLNDPYSYDDTNIIHFLITKNELQKINDSLGSKNYDSGIMKLKLVPQSGVSKSSTQFYLVDTKTNKQVPTTVNIAWDGSYGAGEEIPFELTFFDENRNLLKDVRYTYSLIDENNKEIKRNSGTDPQNPGIVAFEGLDTQKIFVPSQGQFRIDILVYGTGIMYDAKYAGIGSGIIEIGPNLPKTPVTSVSIPSWIKNNAGWWADGSIDDNSFVQGIQYLIKEGIMKIQK, from the coding sequence TTGAATAATAAATTTACATTATTTGTTTTATTAATTGGGGCTTTTGCAATTTCAGCTTTGACTCCAAATGCATTTGGACATGGATTGGGTGGTGATATGGCACCACCGATAAGCTTTGGTGGAATGAATGTAACTGTAATGACACAACTAAATCCTGCAGATATCACAGTTGGTGAAGTCACATCTGCAAATATGCAAGTCAGATTTTTTGATACTATTACTGACAAGAATCTGGATAAAGTTACCTATAGGGTAGAAGTTTGGAGAAGTGGAGATCTCTTGGCAAGAAATCTGTTTTATGATTTAGATGGAACATTAGATGTTGAAATTAAACCTGAACTAGGATGCAAAGAAATGGAATTATGGAAGTGTACAAAATATTATGGTTCTGAGCATGCTAGTGCACCTGAAGCTTTGTATGCAGAGGGAGATGGAAGACCACAAATCAAAGGCCCAATATTTGATAAAGGTGGATTATACAATATTAGAGTCGATATTGAAGGAGCTACTAGTCCAAAAGCACTAGTAGCTAATAGACTCAGCTATGATACTTTTGTTAGTGTTGCACAGGATCAAGATTTTTTCATTAAAACTGCAAATGCACAAGAAATTCCTGTGGTGGTAAAAACTTACTATGATGAAGTAGAGAATTTTAAATTTGATAACTCTGATAATTCTATCTATTTTGATATGCCATTTGATTGGGATCCAAAATATGTTGATTTAGTTCAAGTGGTACATGAAGAAGTCAGAGTTCCAAAAAGCTTTACACCGTATGCAGAAGGCAAACAATTCAAAGGATACGTTAATGGTGTAGAAATAGATCAACGTGCATTGTTAAATGATCCGTACTCGTATGATGATACAAACATTATCCATTTTCTTATAACTAAAAATGAACTACAAAAAATTAATGATTCTTTAGGTTCGAAAAACTATGATAGTGGAATTATGAAATTAAAACTAGTTCCACAAAGTGGTGTTTCAAAAAGTTCCACACAATTTTATTTAGTAGATACTAAAACCAACAAACAAGTTCCTACAACAGTAAATATTGCTTGGGATGGCAGTTATGGTGCAGGCGAAGAAATTCCATTCGAACTAACATTTTTTGATGAAAATAGAAATCTACTAAAAGATGTAAGGTATACATATTCGCTCATTGATGAGAATAATAAAGAAATAAAACGAAATTCTGGTACTGATCCGCAAAATCCTGGTATAGTTGCATTTGAAGGATTAGATACTCAAAAAATATTTGTTCCATCTCAAGGACAATTTAGAATTGATATTCTAGTTTATGGAACTGGAATAATGTATGATGCAAAATATGCTGGCATAGGTTCTGGAATAATTGAAATTGGTCCAAATTTGCCAAAAACTCCTGTAACTTCAGTATCGATTCCATCTTGGATTAAAAATAATGCAGGATGGTGGGCAGATGGATCAATTGACGATAATTCTTTTGTTCAGGGTATACAATATCTGATCAAAGAAGGTATAATGAAAATTCAGAAATAA
- a CDS encoding response regulator: MINCIVIDDDYNITRVFSDILELMGLNVLACGYDGKEAAELYEKHHPDLIFTDIMMPRYDGFYGIEKIKEFDPDAKIVVITADVSSETYQKLKDLNVTAIICKPFDQSEIKKILMEKYKINTR, encoded by the coding sequence ATGATCAATTGTATTGTAATTGATGATGACTACAACATTACAAGAGTATTTTCAGATATTTTAGAACTAATGGGATTAAACGTTTTAGCGTGTGGATATGATGGTAAAGAGGCAGCTGAATTATATGAAAAGCATCACCCTGATCTTATTTTTACAGACATAATGATGCCTAGATATGATGGATTTTATGGTATTGAAAAAATAAAAGAATTTGATCCTGATGCCAAGATTGTTGTAATAACTGCCGATGTCTCATCAGAAACTTATCAGAAACTAAAAGATCTTAATGTCACAGCAATAATCTGCAAGCCATTTGATCAAAGTGAGATAAAAAAAATATTAATGGAAAAATACAAAATCAATACCAGATGA
- a CDS encoding tautomerase family protein, translating into MPLITVSMYPGRTQQQKDEYAKAITKSAVEILKTKESHVIVVFEDNPKENWFLAGNQL; encoded by the coding sequence ATGCCGTTGATTACAGTGTCAATGTATCCTGGAAGAACTCAACAACAAAAAGATGAATATGCAAAAGCAATCACAAAATCTGCAGTAGAAATTCTAAAAACAAAAGAATCTCATGTCATTGTAGTTTTTGAGGATAATCCAAAAGAAAACTGGTTTCTTGCAGGAAACCAACTTTAA
- a CDS encoding CFI-box-CTERM domain-containing protein, with translation MKLVLVMLLIPLLIIPAFAQTNSQTLQTEKGTLDVKLAYDDIISGEQTNLHIDFINPQTKKIQEHIDYSITVSKEGTSVFGPIPLTHTSLGSVKIPVEFIDDGVYSVELGIEGILFQPIPLEKVSFDVSVGEAFAQPPPINDKNGGACLIATATFGSELSPQVQELRELRDNTILSTDSGTTFMTTFNQFYYSFSPMIADYEREQPIFKEVVKISLTPMLTSLSILNHVDIDSEQEMIGYGVGIILMNIGMYIGIPVFGILKIYQYNRK, from the coding sequence ATGAAACTTGTACTTGTAATGTTACTTATTCCATTATTGATTATTCCAGCATTTGCACAAACAAATTCACAAACTCTACAAACAGAGAAAGGAACGCTAGATGTAAAATTAGCATACGACGATATAATTTCAGGAGAACAAACTAATTTACATATTGACTTTATCAATCCTCAAACTAAAAAAATTCAAGAACATATTGATTATTCAATAACAGTTTCAAAAGAGGGTACAAGTGTTTTTGGACCAATTCCACTTACACATACTTCATTAGGTTCAGTTAAGATTCCAGTAGAATTTATTGATGATGGAGTTTATTCTGTAGAACTTGGAATTGAAGGAATATTATTTCAGCCGATTCCTTTAGAAAAAGTTTCATTTGATGTTTCAGTTGGCGAAGCTTTTGCACAACCTCCTCCAATAAATGACAAAAATGGTGGGGCTTGTTTAATTGCCACTGCAACATTTGGTTCAGAATTATCTCCTCAAGTCCAAGAACTTAGAGAATTAAGAGACAATACTATTCTTTCCACTGATTCTGGAACAACATTTATGACAACTTTTAATCAGTTTTATTATTCATTTTCACCAATGATTGCAGATTATGAAAGAGAACAACCAATTTTCAAAGAAGTTGTAAAAATTTCATTAACACCTATGCTCACATCACTTTCCATACTAAATCATGTTGACATTGATTCAGAACAAGAAATGATAGGATACGGTGTAGGAATAATTTTGATGAATATTGGAATGTATATCGGAATTCCAGTATTTGGAATCCTAAAAATATACCAATATAATAGAAAGTAG
- a CDS encoding cupredoxin domain-containing protein, whose product MKFSIMKLIGIGMLVIITTGGYYAYQSLIPVNVDYPVFLVPENILIKTGQSADGHYLFSHQSSRGGKQAPRPGMTSPILDIAEGNLVSLHIINEIKNTPTQKSIHNFNIDEFNVHSKDLGYFESQSINFLTDKSGEYAYHCTLHPEMKGLLIIK is encoded by the coding sequence ATGAAGTTTTCAATTATGAAACTAATTGGTATTGGAATGCTTGTAATCATTACAACAGGAGGTTATTATGCATATCAATCTCTAATTCCAGTTAATGTCGATTATCCTGTGTTTTTAGTTCCAGAAAATATCTTGATTAAAACTGGACAATCTGCTGATGGTCATTACTTGTTTAGCCATCAATCAAGTAGAGGTGGAAAACAGGCTCCTCGCCCTGGAATGACTAGCCCTATTTTGGATATTGCAGAAGGAAATCTTGTTTCATTGCATATAATTAATGAAATTAAAAACACACCTACTCAAAAATCAATTCATAATTTTAACATCGATGAATTTAATGTACATTCCAAAGATCTTGGATATTTTGAATCTCAATCAATTAACTTTTTGACAGATAAATCCGGCGAATATGCTTATCATTGTACTCTTCATCCTGAGATGAAAGGACTGTTAATTATTAAATAA
- a CDS encoding Lrp/AsnC ligand binding domain-containing protein, giving the protein MAKAYVMINCDLGSEKEIIISLRKVVGVKEAHGTLGLYDIVIQLESPTEQNIQEIVTKVIRKMPKIHSTVTLTRSESGELFQASEKLIGMMLGQNRAQAYVVIHCDKGEEFPTLKNLSHISEVKEADVVFGFYDVICKIETSNNKTLENIITKGIRKLPHIKTSMTLNIINEQE; this is encoded by the coding sequence ATGGCAAAAGCATATGTCATGATAAATTGTGACTTGGGTTCAGAAAAAGAAATAATCATCTCATTGAGAAAAGTTGTTGGAGTAAAAGAGGCTCATGGTACACTCGGTCTTTATGATATTGTGATACAATTAGAATCGCCTACTGAACAAAATATTCAAGAAATTGTTACTAAAGTGATTCGTAAAATGCCAAAAATTCACTCCACAGTTACTTTAACCAGATCAGAGTCAGGAGAATTATTTCAAGCATCTGAGAAGCTAATTGGAATGATGCTTGGTCAGAATAGGGCTCAAGCATACGTGGTAATTCACTGTGACAAAGGAGAAGAATTTCCAACATTAAAAAACCTCAGTCACATTTCTGAAGTAAAAGAAGCAGATGTAGTTTTTGGATTTTATGACGTTATTTGTAAGATAGAAACTTCAAATAACAAAACATTGGAAAACATAATCACAAAGGGCATTAGAAAATTGCCTCACATTAAAACCAGTATGACTCTTAACATAATCAATGAACAAGAATAA